Proteins found in one Zea mays cultivar B73 chromosome 1, Zm-B73-REFERENCE-NAM-5.0, whole genome shotgun sequence genomic segment:
- the LOC103645134 gene encoding 3-ketoacyl-CoA synthase 11: MRHFRSRLTGQHRSITFDLEGYYSTVVRGPVHGGHQIQERISDHLHPWSCRAAPHSFGSAPRTSTPSTSYERGSSRMMASFSASRPLSPPSLLARQSPFAAARSCGLVVRHWQKISSKLVSNCLFRMGGTAVLLSNQRSDRRRAKYELVHTVCTHKGADDRCFGCVTQKEDGEGVLGVSLSRDLMAVAGDALKTNIRTLGPLVLPLSEQLLFMATLVAKKLLKMKKVKSYIPDFKQAFEHFCIHAGGHAVLDELESNLALTDWHMEPSRMMLHQFGNTSSSSLWYELAYSEAKGRIRHCHRVWQIAFGSGFKCNSAVWRALRSVNPAEETNLWMDEIDRFPVDVPKVSKVSSD, from the exons ATGCGACACTTCCGCTCGCGCCTCACAGGGCAGCACAGATCTATCACCTTCGACTTGGAGGGCTACTACTCCACCGTCGTCCGGGGACCTGTGCATGGTGGGCACCAGATCCAGGAGCGCATCTCCGACCACCTCCACCCGTGGAGCTGCAGAGCTGCTCCGCACAGTTTTGGGTCTGCGCCGCGGACATCTACACCATCTACGAG CTACGAGCGGGGTTCTTCAAGGATGATGGCGAGCTTTTCTGCCAGCCGCCcgctctctcctccctctcttctTGCTCGCCAGTCTCcattcgccgccgcccgctcgtgTG GCCTGGTTGTGCGCCATTGGCAAAAAATCTCCTCCAAGCTGGTGTCCAACTGCCTGTTCCGGATGGGCGGCACCGCGGTGCTACTCTCGAACCAGCGGTCCGACCGGCGGCGGGCCAAGTACGAGCTGGTGCACACGGTGTGCACGCACAAGGGCGCCGACGACCGGTGCTTCGGCTGCGTGACACAGAAGGAGGACGGCGAGGGCGTCCTAGGCGTGTCGCTGTCGAGGGACCTGATGGCGGTGGCGGGTGACGCGCTCAAGACGAACATAAGGACGCTAGGCCCGCTGGTGCTGCCACTGTCGGAGCAGCTGCTGTTCATGGCGACGCTGGTCGCCAAGAAGCTGCTCAAAATGAAGAAGGTGAAGTCGTACATCCCGGACTTCAAACAGGCGTTCGAGCACTTCTGCATCCATGCCGGCGGCCACGCCGTGCTGGACGAACTGGAGAGCAACCTGGCGCTTACGGATTGGCACATGGAGCCGTCGCGGATGATGCTTCACCAGTTCGGGAACACGTCCAGTAGCTCGCTCTGGTATGAGCTAGCCTACAGCGAGGCCAAGGGGAGGATCCGGCACTGCCACCGGGTGTGGCAGATTGCGTTCGGGTCAGGGTTCAAGTGCAACAGCGCCGTGTGGAGGGCGCTCCGGTCGGTGAACCCGGCGGAGGAGACGAACCTGTGGATGGACGAGATCGATAGGTTTCCCGTGGATGTTCCCAAGGTCTCTAAAGTTTCAAGCGACTGA